Proteins from a single region of bacterium:
- the mgtE gene encoding magnesium transporter, with translation MATTHQETTRILRRLLASGMTVRAERLLGRMRPADRGPVLSALTPVEIRTVVDLLFEGHRAASTLIELPPELLPQVFDALGDERLAQILSRLELDDMVEFVEWLDPERRDPIVSLLPEGAREELRKSELYPPDSAGRVMTTRFVALDKNMTAEEAIERIRATGAADDEAILYLYVIDDKSHLLGVVPLRRLVAASPERRCAEMMVTEPVSVPATADQEEVAQLVGRYNLLAVPVVDDEQRILGVITVDDVIEVINEEATEDMYLMAGLSDEDRVFSPAHHAIRKRLPYMLINLCALFLAAWVVGLFERTLEQVVALAFFMPLVAGMGGNGGIQSLTVITRAIALGELEFSSGVRAIAKEVSVAVVIGVVTGAISGLLAYMWQGSPYLGAILFVTMMATMAVAGVLGAAVPLILKALGQDPAVGSGVFVTTLTDIFGFVAFLGLGTMMLDRLA, from the coding sequence ATGGCCACCACCCACCAGGAGACGACAAGGATCCTCCGTCGGCTGCTCGCGAGCGGCATGACGGTCAGGGCGGAGCGTCTGCTTGGCCGTATGCGACCCGCCGATCGCGGCCCTGTGCTCTCGGCGCTGACACCCGTCGAGATTCGAACGGTGGTCGATCTTCTCTTCGAGGGGCACCGTGCGGCCAGCACCCTGATCGAGCTGCCTCCGGAGCTGCTGCCCCAGGTCTTCGACGCCCTCGGCGACGAGCGACTGGCGCAGATCCTCTCCCGCCTCGAGCTCGACGACATGGTCGAGTTCGTCGAATGGCTCGACCCGGAACGGCGCGATCCGATCGTCTCGCTCCTGCCCGAGGGCGCTCGCGAGGAGCTGCGAAAATCCGAACTCTACCCGCCGGATAGCGCCGGCCGGGTGATGACGACCCGCTTCGTCGCCCTCGACAAGAACATGACCGCCGAGGAGGCGATCGAACGCATCCGCGCCACCGGCGCCGCCGACGACGAGGCGATCCTCTACCTCTACGTCATCGACGACAAATCCCACTTGTTGGGCGTCGTCCCGCTGCGCAGGCTCGTCGCCGCAAGTCCGGAGCGCCGCTGCGCCGAGATGATGGTCACCGAGCCGGTTTCGGTCCCCGCCACCGCCGACCAGGAAGAGGTCGCGCAGTTGGTTGGCCGCTACAACCTGCTTGCGGTTCCGGTCGTGGACGACGAGCAGCGCATTCTCGGAGTGATCACCGTCGACGATGTCATCGAGGTGATCAACGAGGAGGCCACCGAGGACATGTACCTCATGGCGGGCCTCTCCGACGAAGACCGGGTCTTCAGCCCGGCCCATCACGCCATCCGCAAGCGGCTCCCCTATATGCTCATCAACCTCTGCGCCCTGTTCTTGGCCGCCTGGGTCGTCGGGCTCTTCGAACGAACCCTGGAACAGGTCGTGGCGTTGGCGTTCTTCATGCCGCTGGTGGCCGGCATGGGTGGCAATGGCGGCATCCAGTCCCTCACGGTCATCACGCGCGCAATTGCCCTTGGCGAACTCGAGTTCTCGAGCGGCGTTCGGGCCATCGCCAAGGAGGTGAGTGTCGCCGTGGTGATCGGCGTCGTCACAGGTGCGATCAGCGGCCTGCTTGCCTACATGTGGCAGGGCAGCCCATACCTGGGCGCCATCTTGTTCGTGACGATGATGGCCACCATGGCGGTCGCAGGCGTGCTGGGCGCGGCCGTCCCGTTGATCCTGAAGGCGCTCGGCCAGGACCCGGCCGTCGGTTCGGGCGTATTCGTCACCACCCTGACGGACATCTTCGGTTTCGTGGCATTCCTCGGCCTCGGAACCATGATGCTCGATCGCCTCGCCTGA
- a CDS encoding glutathione S-transferase: MNVGPLGPRPAQPLELYEFENCPFCRKVREALSALDLEARILPCPKQGERYRPEAVKRGGRAMFPYLVDPNTGTEMYESNDIIDYLYENYGTGSPPLLLKLGPVTNLSASLASAARGTLGMRREPSKAPEQPLELWSFEASPFCRIAREKLSSLELPYQLHNVAKGSPSREAFVERSGKMQVPWLLDPNTGAEMFESDEIVAYLARTYGA, from the coding sequence ATGAACGTCGGCCCGCTTGGTCCGCGTCCGGCACAGCCTCTGGAGCTCTACGAGTTCGAGAACTGCCCCTTCTGTCGCAAGGTGCGCGAGGCGCTCTCCGCCCTCGATCTCGAGGCGCGGATCCTGCCGTGCCCCAAGCAAGGAGAACGCTATCGCCCGGAGGCGGTGAAGCGAGGCGGCCGCGCGATGTTTCCCTATCTCGTCGATCCGAATACGGGCACCGAGATGTACGAATCCAACGACATCATCGACTACCTGTACGAGAACTACGGCACGGGTTCACCTCCGCTTCTGCTCAAGCTGGGTCCGGTCACGAACCTCAGCGCATCGCTCGCCAGCGCGGCACGCGGAACGCTGGGGATGCGCCGTGAGCCCTCCAAGGCTCCCGAGCAGCCGCTCGAACTCTGGAGTTTCGAGGCCTCGCCGTTTTGTCGCATCGCGCGGGAGAAGTTGTCCAGCCTGGAGCTTCCGTACCAGTTGCACAACGTGGCCAAGGGCAGTCCCAGCCGCGAAGCATTCGTGGAACGGTCGGGAAAGATGCAGGTTCCGTGGCTGCTGGATCCGAACACTGGCGCGGAGATGTTCGAATCCGACGAGATCGTGGCCTATCTGGCCAGGACGTACGGCGCCTGA